The following is a genomic window from Prunus persica cultivar Lovell chromosome G7, Prunus_persica_NCBIv2, whole genome shotgun sequence.
CATATCTGAAGATGAGTACCATTCTTCCAAGAGGCCATTGCTGCAACGATTAGCAGTACAGGGAGCTGAGATTGAGGCCAGAGATGTAATTGTTGCAGGGCTACCACCTAAGGACCCAAAGGAGAATACTGATCAAGAGCAGTGGTCTGTCATTGACTTAAAGGATGAGAAATGCTTGCTAAACAAGGACAAAGATAAGTCAAATTCGAAGAACAAATCGAAGCATGGCTCTGCAATGAAGCAAATTAAAGGAGCAGCTTCAGTTTTGGGCTTTGTATCACCTTACAAACAGGGGAAAAGCAGAGAAGAAAGGAGCATATTCGATTTGCCCGAGTCGTCGAAAGTGTCTTCCTCTAGCTCTTCTAAGCATGAATTAGGatatcattacaaagaaaatgaggCCAGGTCGATTCTCATGCCAGAAAGCTTGCCACAGGAGCCGGTGAAAGAAAGTGGCAGCTCAGATAGAACAAGGAGGAAACCCTTTAAGAATCTGTTtcagagagagcagagagagggACATGGTgttggaggtggaggtggtaaTCATGGTCATGAAAATGAACAAACACCTTCCAAATCAGCCAAAAAGCAATGGGGTTTTGATGGattcaagaaatggaagagaagTGACTCGGAGGATGAGACAACTCCTTTGCCTCTTAATGAAAGATCGGATAGTGAGGTTCACTTGAAGCTTGTCTCAAGCCCCATGGGTGAAGGGCCGGACACTAAGCTTATAAAAAGGAAGCTGCTTTCTGATGGTTCTCCTTCTGATTTCTTCATTGATAAGGTAGCAAAtctttatttcaatttcttattcTTTGGGATAATATTTGAAGCTTGAGCTGAAACTGAACTTGGTCAATTTGTTCTTAATATGAAGGTTTTAGGGGAGAAGATAAAAAAGGAGCTGTCAAGAATTCAGACAGAGCTTTGCACTTCAAATCCAAATCTTAAATTTTCGTAAGCCTCTTCTATTATCTGACATTTGGTGACTATTTAGTATGTGCATTGTATTGAAAAGCAATCTTTCTTTCACAAATATAATCAGGAATGACCAAATCGAAGCGATTTCCACCAAGCTTCCCGTCGACAAGGCAGACCTGAAGAAGTTCTTTCCCAAGTGAGCaaactctctctttttgtGCTGTTTCATCCTCCAGTATTTGAGCATATAAGCTAAAACCATCACACTTAcacttcttatttatttatttactctTTTATTTTCGATGTTTAAGGTCATGGTGTGATCGGTATGGAGATGTTGTTTTGGATGTGGTGAAAAAAGAATTCAAGGACCATGTTGGGGAGATGGAGAGCTTGAGAAATGCTGCCAGAGAGAAACATGGCATGAACTCAGCTCGATGGACGACATTCCAAGACGATGAGGAGAATTGTCACCCGAAT
Proteins encoded in this region:
- the LOC18769661 gene encoding uncharacterized protein LOC18769661 encodes the protein MVYSYAPTYYSTLHDSVTNLCKTILPFSFKKRRLPAAEHKLSKLQSDNLKWQQDSFHQMLNLMGLHKEGILAETEVSAFRSHLLDTLIASPTEREQSAILRDKLLFLQELLYAKCISEDEYHSSKRPLLQRLAVQGAEIEARDVIVAGLPPKDPKENTDQEQWSVIDLKDEKCLLNKDKDKSNSKNKSKHGSAMKQIKGAASVLGFVSPYKQGKSREERSIFDLPESSKVSSSSSSKHELGYHYKENEARSILMPESLPQEPVKESGSSDRTRRKPFKNLFQREQREGHGVGGGGGNHGHENEQTPSKSAKKQWGFDGFKKWKRSDSEDETTPLPLNERSDSEVHLKLVSSPMGEGPDTKLIKRKLLSDGSPSDFFIDKVLGEKIKKELSRIQTELCTSNPNLKFSNDQIEAISTKLPVDKADLKKFFPKSWCDRYGDVVLDVVKKEFKDHVGEMESLRNAAREKHGMNSARWTTFQDDEENCHPNLFASGDHSHHTSKFHETNPFCDDHTPSDGRKLRSKPAFTQDHQNPFWIPGHGY